Genomic window (Candidatus Scalindua japonica):
AATAGTTATTTTTATGCTGATTGTTGGTTTACAAAGTTTTTCATATTCTTCTCCAAAAGAAGTAGAAATGTATACCCAGCAATGCAAAAACTTTTTAAACCGACATTCCATAGAGCTAAAGGATGAATCTTTTGAAAAACTGCTGGGATATATTGGTAACGCGCAGATATGTAAAATAGAAAAAATATATAATAAGCTGACGGAAGAAGAGAAAAACAGATTAAAAAAGGTCTTAATAACCATTGAAGAGATAGAAAAAAGGTTGTCTCAGAAAAAACGGGAAAGGATTAATGAATCAATCGCGGCTATAATGCCGGCAATAGAAAATGAACTTTGGGAAAAGCTGACACAAGAGGAGTTAAAGGAACTGGATATTCTGCTTAGAGAAAAATGGAAAGGCATGTTAAAAGCACTGGAACAGAATGATATTGAAAAAGCATTGAGCTATTTCCATCATACAGTAGGTGAAAAATACAGAAAAATTTTTAAAACTCTCAATCCCTATAGCAGAAAAAAGATAAGTAAAGACCTTGCAAATATTGAAGTTGTAGAAGTAATAACAGATACTGCAATATATGAAATAATCAGTGGTTTAAAAGATGAAAAGACATCCTTTCAACTTGCATTTGTAAAGGATTTACATGGAGAATGGGTGATAAAATCATTTTAGGAATGAAACATGGACAAAGAAGAAATTCTAACTGAAATAATATCTAGTCAATCTCTACCCGATCATGAAGCGGTTGGCGTTATGTGGGCTTCTCTCACAAAGACTGTAGATATGACGAAAGGTGAAGGCGACCACAAACTAAATCGCCTGAGACCAGGATCACTTGTAGAAAAATTTTCTGATGTTGAGATGAGAAGATTATTGAAAAATGTATCTGTAGACTCATTGGCTTTCTTTGACCCGCCACTGGAGACCATTCTTACCGATCCTGAAGGAACACCGGATGAAGATTCGACTATGAGGGCGATTGGAAAGTTGAGATCATCAAGAGACTCTGACCCAAAGGACGCACTTATGAATTTAGTTAGAGTTTTAGAGAGAATATACACCCACGAGTTTAAAGACAGATCAATATCTTATGTCACAGAAATATTATCGTTAACACGCAAAGTACTTTATCTGTTTTGCATACTGGCGGTTTCGAAGTTACCATAAATATTGTATTTAGTGTATATGTGGATTAAATGACGATTCCACTCAGTTTTGGCGGCGGTATAGGACAATCCAGAACCAATATGTATCTGTTCAAGAAAGCACACATTGGAGAGGTTAGTGTAACCGTATGGCCCGAGTTACTTAAGGATATTTGTAAAAAGAAGAATATACATGTCCTGGAGCGAGAAATGTCGAAAAAAACATAACTTTGAAAAGTTTGTTTTAAAAGCCAGAATGACTGATTTGTTTATCCCTTTCAGGGATAATAGAGTTTTAATTATGAGATCAAATCTGGTAGAATTTTA
Coding sequences:
- a CDS encoding aspartate--ammonia ligase, producing MTIPLSFGGGIGQSRTNMYLFKKAHIGEVSVTVWPELLKDICKKKNIHVLEREMSKKT